A genomic segment from Microcoleus sp. FACHB-672 encodes:
- the cobA gene encoding uroporphyrinogen-III C-methyltransferase, which produces MTRSGGKVYLVGAGPAGASYLTVRAQQLLAQAEVLIYDALVDEQLLQLAPASTTLFDVGKRGGKPSTPQAEIDWLLVEQCRQGKQVVRLKSGDPFIFGRCTSEIQALIETDCSFEVIPGLSSALAAPLLAGIPLTDPVLSRCFAVLSAHEPAELDWQTLTGIETLVILMGGRQLNEIIYQLQRHGKPQQTPIAIIRWAGHLQQQIWTGTLADILEQTAGKSLPPAVIVIGEVVRLRQFLQLPDMENRQQKTHLNSQQPLAGKTILVTRSAGQSSEVCESLQQVGAQVIEMPAIEIGPPSSWEALDHAISNLKEFDWLILTSTNGVDYFFERLIALKKDIRDLAGLKIAVVGEKTAASLKQRYLQPDFIPPNFVADALVDYFPESVEGKKILFPRVESGGREVLVKAFTGKGANVVEVAAYESRCPAVIASDAWEALQQHSVDVITFASSKTVKYFYQLLGQAGVETHGITYLLGDVCIASIGPQTSKTCKELLGRVDIEAQEYTLEGLCQAIIEAQKT; this is translated from the coding sequence ATGACACGATCAGGGGGCAAAGTCTATCTAGTAGGTGCAGGACCGGCAGGTGCGTCCTACCTCACCGTGCGAGCGCAACAATTGCTCGCTCAAGCAGAAGTATTAATTTATGACGCACTTGTAGATGAGCAACTGCTGCAATTAGCGCCGGCAAGTACCACCCTATTTGATGTCGGCAAACGCGGCGGAAAACCCAGCACCCCGCAAGCAGAAATTGACTGGCTACTCGTGGAACAATGCCGGCAAGGAAAACAAGTCGTGCGGCTTAAAAGCGGTGATCCGTTTATTTTTGGCCGCTGCACCTCAGAGATCCAAGCACTAATAGAAACCGACTGTTCCTTTGAAGTCATCCCCGGTCTTTCTTCCGCCCTAGCCGCACCTTTACTAGCAGGAATTCCCCTCACAGATCCAGTTTTAAGCCGATGTTTTGCCGTCTTAAGCGCCCACGAACCGGCTGAATTAGACTGGCAAACCCTCACAGGTATAGAAACTCTAGTAATTTTAATGGGAGGACGCCAGCTTAACGAAATTATTTACCAACTTCAGCGGCATGGGAAACCTCAGCAAACACCCATTGCTATTATCCGCTGGGCCGGCCATCTTCAACAACAAATTTGGACCGGCACCTTAGCCGATATTCTTGAGCAAACAGCCGGTAAATCTTTACCGCCGGCAGTTATTGTCATTGGAGAAGTTGTTCGCCTCCGGCAGTTTTTGCAATTACCTGATATGGAAAACCGGCAGCAAAAAACTCATCTTAATTCGCAACAGCCTTTAGCCGGTAAAACCATTTTAGTCACCCGATCAGCCGGCCAGTCAAGCGAAGTTTGTGAAAGCTTGCAACAAGTCGGCGCACAAGTTATCGAAATGCCAGCTATCGAAATTGGCCCCCCTTCCAGTTGGGAAGCTTTAGATCACGCCATCTCAAACTTAAAGGAATTTGACTGGTTAATTCTTACCTCCACCAACGGCGTAGACTACTTTTTCGAGCGATTAATTGCTCTAAAAAAAGATATCCGTGATTTAGCCGGACTCAAAATTGCCGTCGTTGGAGAAAAAACAGCAGCCAGCCTGAAACAACGCTATTTGCAGCCGGATTTTATTCCGCCCAATTTTGTTGCAGATGCGCTAGTTGATTATTTCCCGGAAAGCGTTGAAGGCAAAAAAATTCTATTTCCCAGGGTAGAAAGCGGCGGACGAGAAGTGCTTGTCAAAGCATTCACTGGCAAAGGTGCAAATGTAGTCGAAGTCGCCGCTTACGAGTCACGCTGTCCCGCCGTAATTGCCTCCGATGCCTGGGAAGCGCTGCAGCAACATTCAGTGGATGTCATTACCTTTGCTAGTTCCAAAACGGTAAAATATTTTTACCAACTTTTAGGACAGGCCGGGGTAGAAACTCACGGGATTACTTATTTATTGGGAGACGTTTGTATTGCGTCAATCGGGCCGCAAACTTCTAAAACCTGTAAAGAACTTCTAGGACGCGTCGATATTGAAGCTCAGGAGTACACACTAGAAGGATTGTGCCAAGCCATAATAGAAGCGCAAAAAACCTAA
- the coaE gene encoding dephospho-CoA kinase (Dephospho-CoA kinase (CoaE) performs the final step in coenzyme A biosynthesis.), protein MSHSKLSTQNSTLSRRIIGLTGSISTGKTTVSNYLANTHKLPVFDADIYAREAVNLGSPILRQISERYGDDILLSDGNLDRKKLGQIIFNNPNDRHWLEAQIHPYVRDRLIHSSKMDICQGENSKSPIVLVVPLLFESNMTDLVTEIWVVSCAPAHQLERLMQRDHLTLEQAQARINSQMPIEEKCARADVVLDNSSSLENLLKQVDIALNRQPLS, encoded by the coding sequence ATGAGCCACTCCAAACTCAGCACTCAAAACTCAACGCTCAGTAGGCGCATCATCGGTTTAACCGGCAGCATTAGCACGGGCAAAACAACTGTTTCTAACTATCTTGCCAATACCCACAAATTGCCGGTATTTGATGCTGATATTTACGCCCGTGAAGCCGTAAATTTAGGCTCTCCAATTTTGAGACAAATTAGCGAGCGTTACGGTGACGATATTTTGCTATCTGATGGTAATCTTGATCGCAAAAAACTTGGACAAATTATCTTTAATAACCCTAATGATCGCCACTGGTTAGAGGCACAAATTCATCCTTATGTGCGTGATCGCTTAATTCATTCATCTAAAATGGATATTTGTCAAGGGGAAAATTCAAAATCTCCCATTGTTTTGGTTGTGCCTTTACTGTTTGAATCGAATATGACAGATTTGGTTACAGAAATTTGGGTGGTTTCCTGTGCGCCGGCACATCAGCTAGAGCGACTGATGCAGCGCGATCACTTAACTTTAGAACAAGCGCAAGCCCGAATTAATAGTCAAATGCCCATTGAGGAAAAATGCGCTCGCGCTGATGTCGTTTTAGATAACTCATCCTCTTTGGAAAACCTGCTGAAACAGGTAGATATTGCTTTAAACCGGCAACCTTTGTCTTGA
- a CDS encoding heavy metal translocating P-type ATPase, producing the protein METLYLKVKGMGCAACAGRIERVIHSVSGVAECNVSFGAEQATVQYNPTQTNLEQIQQAVTDAGYGVQPVQEMSGETLDAEREEREAEQADLLRQVVIAGLISFMLTAATVQLLTKWPLPVPAWLHSPWSGLMLATPVMVFCGQIFFQRGWKAARSGAADMNTLIATGTGAAFLYSVFATFFPQFFAKPMSNGTVPVLSCGDLYYDCVTVIITMILLGRLLESRAKSQTSQAMHKLMGLQAKTARVIREGREMDIPVAAVTVGEVILVRPGEKIPVDGEVIEGNSMVDEAMVTGESMPVKKQSSDEVIGGTINKTGSFKFRATRVGQDTFLAQIVQMVQQAQGSKAPVQHLADRVTGVFVPAVMVVALLTFVVWISATADLKMTVSATVGVLIIACPCALGLATPTSVMVGTGKGAENGILIQDAESLELAHKIQTIVLDKTGTLTEGKPTVTHYVTVQGTAEGNEIKLLRLAAAVERNSEHPLAEAIVQYAKVQGVEFPLPAAEKFEAIAGAGVQGFVAGQFVQIGTSRWMNDLGIATQKLPTHQDKWEAAGKTTAWIAIDGEIEGLVGIADALKPSSAAAVRALKSMNLEVVMLTGDNRQTAEAIAQEVGISRIFSEVRPDRKTEIIKSLQMEKQGIENRIVAMVGDGINDAPALAQADVGIAIGTGTDVAIAASDITLISGDLAGIVTAIQLSRATMTNIRQNLFFAFVYNTAGIPIAAGVLYPFTGWLLNPILAGAAMAFSSVSVVTNALRLRNFKPRIS; encoded by the coding sequence ATGGAAACGCTCTATCTGAAAGTCAAAGGCATGGGTTGTGCTGCTTGCGCCGGCAGAATCGAGCGAGTTATCCACTCGGTGAGTGGTGTTGCTGAATGCAATGTCAGCTTTGGTGCCGAACAAGCCACCGTCCAATACAATCCCACCCAAACAAATTTAGAGCAAATTCAGCAAGCCGTGACAGATGCGGGATATGGCGTGCAGCCGGTTCAGGAAATGAGCGGCGAAACCCTGGATGCCGAACGAGAAGAACGAGAAGCCGAACAAGCGGATCTGTTGCGCCAAGTGGTAATCGCCGGCTTGATCAGCTTCATGCTAACGGCAGCGACGGTGCAGTTACTCACAAAGTGGCCGCTGCCGGTGCCGGCATGGCTGCACAGCCCTTGGAGTGGCCTGATGCTGGCAACGCCGGTGATGGTCTTTTGCGGTCAAATTTTCTTTCAACGGGGCTGGAAAGCGGCTAGAAGTGGGGCTGCGGATATGAACACATTGATTGCCACCGGCACCGGCGCGGCGTTTTTATATTCAGTGTTTGCCACGTTTTTTCCGCAATTTTTTGCTAAGCCGATGAGCAATGGCACTGTGCCAGTATTGTCATGCGGCGATCTTTACTATGATTGCGTCACCGTCATTATTACCATGATTCTTTTAGGCCGGCTGCTAGAAAGTCGGGCGAAATCTCAAACTTCGCAAGCGATGCACAAACTCATGGGGTTGCAGGCGAAGACAGCGCGAGTGATTCGTGAGGGAAGGGAGATGGATATTCCCGTTGCCGCCGTTACCGTGGGCGAAGTGATTTTAGTGCGTCCCGGCGAGAAAATTCCCGTGGATGGCGAAGTCATCGAGGGAAACTCGATGGTAGATGAGGCAATGGTGACGGGGGAAAGTATGCCGGTGAAAAAGCAATCTTCCGATGAAGTTATTGGGGGAACGATTAACAAAACCGGCAGTTTTAAATTTCGAGCAACGCGAGTTGGACAGGATACATTTCTGGCTCAAATTGTGCAGATGGTGCAACAAGCGCAAGGATCAAAAGCGCCGGTGCAACACTTGGCAGATCGGGTAACGGGAGTGTTTGTGCCGGCAGTGATGGTTGTCGCGCTTTTAACGTTTGTGGTGTGGATTAGTGCCACTGCCGACTTAAAAATGACCGTCAGTGCAACGGTTGGTGTTTTAATTATCGCCTGCCCTTGTGCCCTAGGTTTGGCAACTCCCACATCTGTGATGGTGGGAACCGGCAAAGGTGCAGAAAATGGCATTTTGATCCAAGACGCTGAAAGTTTAGAACTTGCCCATAAAATTCAGACCATTGTGTTAGATAAAACCGGCACTTTGACTGAAGGAAAACCAACCGTTACGCATTATGTGACGGTTCAAGGGACAGCCGAGGGCAACGAAATTAAACTTTTGCGGTTAGCGGCAGCAGTTGAGCGAAATTCTGAGCATCCGCTAGCAGAGGCAATTGTTCAATATGCCAAGGTTCAAGGGGTCGAGTTTCCCTTACCGGCAGCAGAAAAATTTGAGGCAATTGCCGGTGCCGGTGTCCAGGGTTTTGTTGCAGGGCAATTTGTACAAATTGGCACTTCTCGCTGGATGAATGATTTAGGAATTGCAACGCAAAAGCTGCCAACTCATCAAGATAAATGGGAGGCTGCCGGTAAAACCACAGCTTGGATTGCAATTGACGGGGAAATTGAGGGATTAGTGGGAATTGCCGATGCACTTAAACCCTCTTCTGCTGCCGCTGTCAGGGCGTTAAAAAGTATGAATTTAGAAGTTGTAATGCTCACCGGCGACAACCGGCAGACAGCAGAAGCCATTGCCCAGGAAGTTGGCATCAGTCGCATTTTTTCAGAAGTCCGCCCGGATCGAAAAACCGAAATTATCAAATCGCTTCAGATGGAAAAGCAAGGAATTGAAAATCGAATTGTGGCGATGGTAGGAGATGGGATTAATGATGCGCCGGCTTTAGCGCAAGCTGATGTGGGAATCGCCATCGGAACGGGGACAGATGTGGCAATTGCAGCGAGTGATATTACTTTAATTTCTGGGGACTTAGCCGGCATTGTCACAGCAATTCAACTCAGTCGCGCCACAATGACGAATATTCGACAAAATTTGTTTTTTGCCTTTGTTTATAATACTGCGGGAATTCCCATTGCTGCCGGGGTGCTTTATCCATTCACAGGTTGGTTGCTAAATCCAATTCTTGCCGGTGCAGCAATGGCTTTTAGTTCGGTTTCTGTTGTAACAAATGCCCTGCGATTGCGGAATTTTAAGCCGCGAATTAGTTAA
- a CDS encoding malic enzyme-like NAD(P)-binding protein — protein MVDLTPTPSFSLTIRLQLPNRAGMLASVTHAIASVGGNLGQIDLVDQTRQTSVRDITVDATCTEHIETIVEAVKALPDVQLINVYDRTFHLHRGGKISIESKMVINSHSDLAMAYTPGVGRICMAIAQDPEQVYNLTIKQNTVAIVSDGSAVLGLGNLGPAAALPVMEGKAMLFKEFAGLDAFPICLATQDTDAIVETVKNLAPVFGGVNLEDIAAPRCFEIEARLRQELDIPVFHDDQHGTAIVTLAALINALKLVKKPLDSVRIVINGAGAAGVAIARLLHKAGAESIMMCDSKGILSKDRTDLNSQKQEFAVDLAGTLADAMEGSDVFIGVSAPGVVTTKMVRSMAKDPIVFAMANPIPEIQPELVSMDVAVMATGRSDYPNQINNVLAFPGIFRGALDCRAQALTTTMYLEAAMAIASLVNPADLDREHIIPSVFDKRVATTVAAAVQHAARQEGIARN, from the coding sequence ATGGTAGATCTGACACCAACCCCCAGTTTTAGTTTAACGATTCGTTTGCAGCTGCCCAATCGCGCGGGTATGCTGGCTAGCGTCACCCACGCTATTGCATCGGTCGGCGGCAACCTGGGTCAAATTGATTTAGTCGATCAAACGCGCCAGACATCAGTTCGCGATATTACCGTCGATGCCACTTGCACAGAACATATCGAAACCATTGTAGAAGCAGTCAAAGCGCTGCCAGATGTGCAACTGATCAACGTTTATGACCGAACTTTTCACCTGCACCGGGGCGGCAAAATCAGCATAGAGAGCAAAATGGTGATCAACAGCCATTCGGATCTGGCAATGGCCTACACCCCTGGAGTGGGCCGGATCTGTATGGCAATTGCACAAGACCCAGAACAAGTTTATAACCTCACTATTAAACAAAATACCGTCGCCATTGTCAGCGATGGCAGCGCTGTCCTGGGATTAGGCAACCTTGGCCCAGCCGCAGCCTTGCCGGTGATGGAAGGTAAAGCAATGCTGTTTAAAGAATTTGCCGGCTTGGATGCTTTTCCCATCTGTTTAGCCACCCAAGACACGGATGCCATTGTCGAAACTGTCAAAAATCTTGCCCCTGTATTTGGCGGCGTTAATTTAGAAGATATTGCCGCACCCCGGTGTTTTGAAATTGAAGCGCGGTTGCGGCAAGAGCTGGACATTCCTGTATTTCACGATGACCAACATGGAACCGCCATCGTCACCTTAGCCGCCTTGATCAACGCCCTGAAGCTGGTGAAAAAACCCCTGGATAGCGTGCGGATCGTAATTAATGGAGCCGGTGCTGCTGGGGTAGCGATTGCCCGCCTGCTGCATAAAGCCGGTGCTGAAAGCATCATGATGTGCGACTCCAAAGGCATTCTTTCTAAAGATCGGACAGATTTAAACTCGCAGAAGCAGGAGTTTGCGGTTGATCTAGCCGGCACTCTAGCGGATGCGATGGAAGGTTCGGATGTGTTTATCGGCGTCAGCGCTCCGGGAGTTGTCACCACCAAAATGGTACGCTCAATGGCCAAAGACCCGATTGTTTTCGCAATGGCCAATCCTATCCCCGAAATTCAGCCAGAATTAGTATCGATGGATGTTGCTGTCATGGCCACAGGGCGCAGTGACTACCCCAACCAAATTAATAACGTCCTAGCCTTTCCAGGCATCTTTCGCGGGGCGCTTGACTGTCGGGCGCAAGCACTCACGACAACCATGTATTTAGAAGCCGCGATGGCGATTGCATCCTTAGTCAATCCTGCCGATTTAGATCGAGAGCATATCATTCCTTCAGTCTTTGATAAGCGCGTTGCCACAACCGTTGCTGCTGCCGTGCAACACGCTGCCCGTCAGGAGGGGATTGCCCGGAATTGA
- a CDS encoding tetratricopeptide repeat protein — MLPNIAKIHRKWYCLGAGIAAGFVLALMPPAPSLAQSDSVFLAQIGNSSEARIYNERGVSRYQQGNYQAAIEDFTQAIEMNPNLAEVYVNRGVTRRQVGDFPGSIEDYTKAIQLQPNFAGTYYNRGNVRAQVGDYEGAIEDYNRAVQLNPELAEAFYGRGVAHRRLGNNEGAIADYSKAIQLQPNNALAYQNRAVVRALQGDHQAALTDYTQAIQINPSDAGAYISRGRSRFALGDKQGAIADYDQALQQNRNYSLAWFHRGNTFMDLGGYENALSSYDLAIQADSNWGNTSLADVYTNRGNARSKLGNFQAAIEDYNQAIKMNSDDAGAYYNRGMARSALKDKQRALQDLSKAAELYQKLGNTEKYQEVADAIKTIQ; from the coding sequence ATGCTTCCAAATATCGCTAAAATTCATCGAAAATGGTATTGCCTAGGTGCCGGTATTGCAGCAGGATTCGTTTTGGCGCTCATGCCACCGGCACCCAGCTTGGCTCAGTCAGATAGCGTTTTTTTGGCTCAGATCGGCAACTCCAGTGAAGCGAGAATTTATAACGAACGCGGTGTAAGTCGTTATCAGCAGGGAAATTATCAAGCAGCCATTGAGGACTTTACCCAAGCAATTGAGATGAATCCCAATTTAGCGGAAGTGTACGTTAACCGAGGAGTCACCCGCCGGCAAGTGGGCGATTTCCCTGGCTCAATTGAGGATTACACGAAAGCGATTCAGCTTCAACCGAACTTTGCCGGCACCTATTATAACCGGGGAAATGTCCGTGCTCAGGTGGGAGACTATGAGGGCGCGATTGAGGATTATAATCGGGCAGTGCAGCTCAATCCAGAACTCGCGGAAGCTTTCTACGGGCGGGGTGTGGCGCATCGCCGGCTGGGAAACAATGAAGGGGCGATTGCAGATTATAGCAAAGCGATTCAGCTACAGCCGAATAACGCTCTTGCTTACCAAAACCGGGCAGTTGTTCGCGCTTTGCAAGGAGATCATCAGGCGGCGCTAACAGATTACACCCAAGCGATTCAGATTAATCCCAGTGATGCCGGTGCTTACATTAGTCGGGGACGTTCTCGTTTTGCCTTGGGAGACAAGCAAGGCGCGATTGCCGATTATGATCAAGCATTGCAGCAAAATCGCAATTACTCTTTGGCTTGGTTCCATCGGGGCAATACTTTTATGGATTTGGGAGGATATGAAAACGCACTTTCTTCCTATGATCTTGCGATTCAAGCCGATAGTAATTGGGGAAACACTAGCCTCGCGGATGTGTACACCAATCGAGGAAATGCTCGCTCTAAACTCGGCAATTTTCAGGCAGCGATTGAAGATTACAATCAGGCAATCAAGATGAATTCTGATGATGCCGGTGCTTACTATAACCGAGGAATGGCACGATCTGCTTTGAAAGATAAGCAAAGGGCACTCCAGGATTTAAGCAAAGCCGCAGAACTTTATCAGAAACTGGGCAATACTGAAAAATACCAAGAGGTTGCAGATGCCATTAAAACAATCCAGTAA
- a CDS encoding tetratricopeptide repeat protein, which translates to MPQHMKGEFSRFNTFFYWLAGMAVVVGTLALTQPAAAITQPAPAATPTVPNPAETPATPSTNPNYDRGIELLKQGNYKAAVKAFTQALRANPNDAGAYYQRANSYYALKDYKAAIADYTETLKRNFNEADVYQRRGNARYALKDYQAAIADYSAAIKTDPKEADTYQRRGNAYYALKNYQAALADYTTAIERNPEKAETYQRRGNAYYALQDYKTAILDYSEVIKRNPDEVGAYQQRGNAYYALQDYKAALADYTEVIGRNPKEAAAYRQRGHARYATKDYQGAIGDFSKAIQNNSNDAGAYMGRSVARFVIADYEGTIVDCTKAIQIEANNPDAYYYRGMAHSKLGKNPTAIEDLRKAVDIYKQQGNRDAYQRAQAQLQKLQ; encoded by the coding sequence ATGCCGCAACACATGAAAGGGGAATTTTCCCGGTTTAATACATTTTTCTACTGGTTGGCAGGAATGGCTGTCGTTGTCGGCACACTTGCCCTAACGCAGCCGGCAGCAGCGATCACTCAGCCGGCACCAGCCGCGACGCCAACTGTGCCGAACCCAGCGGAAACACCCGCAACTCCCAGCACCAATCCTAACTATGATCGCGGCATCGAACTGCTGAAGCAAGGAAATTATAAGGCAGCAGTTAAAGCCTTTACCCAAGCCTTGCGGGCAAATCCTAATGATGCCGGCGCATATTACCAACGCGCAAATAGCTACTACGCCCTCAAAGACTACAAAGCTGCAATTGCTGATTATACTGAAACGCTTAAAAGAAATTTCAACGAAGCAGATGTCTACCAAAGGCGCGGCAACGCCCGCTACGCCCTCAAAGACTATCAGGCGGCAATTGCAGATTATAGTGCGGCGATCAAAACAGATCCCAAGGAAGCTGATACTTACCAGCGCAGAGGAAACGCCTACTACGCCCTCAAAAATTATCAGGCGGCGCTTGCTGATTACACCACAGCGATTGAGCGTAACCCGGAAAAAGCCGAAACTTACCAGCGCCGGGGTAATGCCTACTACGCCCTACAAGACTACAAAACAGCCATTCTTGATTACAGCGAGGTTATTAAGAGAAATCCCGATGAAGTGGGTGCTTACCAACAGCGAGGTAATGCCTACTACGCCCTACAAGACTACAAAGCGGCACTCGCTGATTATACCGAGGTGATTGGGCGCAATCCCAAAGAAGCCGCCGCTTACCGCCAGCGAGGGCACGCCCGTTACGCAACCAAGGATTATCAAGGCGCAATAGGGGATTTTTCTAAAGCGATCCAGAATAACTCCAACGATGCCGGTGCTTATATGGGGCGAAGTGTAGCCCGCTTTGTGATTGCAGACTACGAAGGAACGATTGTAGATTGTACTAAAGCGATTCAGATAGAAGCGAATAATCCGGATGCTTACTATTACAGGGGTATGGCGCACAGCAAATTAGGGAAAAATCCGACAGCGATTGAGGATCTGCGGAAAGCTGTAGATATCTACAAACAACAAGGCAATAGGGATGCTTACCAAAGGGCACAGGCTCAACTTCAAAAGCTGCAATAG
- a CDS encoding SRPBCC domain-containing protein — MPSLYVEIEINAPKQRVWQILIQKDQWLHWNTFLFDREPALPFELGKEVVLCMQRVRGEEETEFEPVVTLVQPAVCLKWVSAIPGFRHEYIFELQEIGVNRTKYIHRENFSGFLTRVFLPFLRDDEKKGMERMAKELKRYAELF, encoded by the coding sequence ATGCCAAGTCTCTATGTGGAAATTGAGATTAATGCACCCAAGCAGCGAGTTTGGCAGATTTTGATTCAAAAAGACCAGTGGTTGCACTGGAACACGTTTTTGTTTGATCGCGAGCCGGCTCTGCCATTTGAGCTGGGGAAAGAAGTGGTACTTTGTATGCAACGCGTGCGGGGTGAGGAAGAGACAGAATTTGAGCCGGTGGTGACATTAGTTCAGCCGGCAGTTTGTTTAAAATGGGTTTCTGCGATTCCAGGGTTTCGCCACGAATACATTTTTGAGCTACAAGAGATTGGCGTTAACCGAACTAAATACATACATCGAGAAAATTTTTCCGGGTTTCTTACTCGCGTATTTTTACCATTTCTTCGTGATGATGAGAAAAAAGGCATGGAACGCATGGCAAAAGAATTAAAGCGATATGCAGAGCTTTTTTAA
- a CDS encoding RidA family protein — translation MKSISRVKPILLVLGIVATLLAFVWRVDAAEIVRHRLDPSSPYVNQFLESVAVPGNKSLLFLSGMVPPTINQAANPNTPQAYGDTKTQTRNILTNIQAILQKRGYSMGDVIKVHGYLVGDPALNGKADFGAFQEAYAEFFGNSQQPKIPVRTRTQVTQLVQPGWLVEIEVTAAK, via the coding sequence ATGAAAAGTATTAGCCGAGTTAAGCCAATTCTGCTAGTTCTCGGAATTGTGGCAACATTGCTGGCTTTCGTGTGGCGAGTCGATGCAGCGGAAATTGTACGTCACCGGCTTGACCCTAGCTCACCTTATGTCAATCAGTTTTTAGAATCTGTTGCGGTTCCTGGTAACAAAAGCTTACTATTTCTAAGCGGTATGGTGCCGCCGACGATTAATCAAGCTGCCAATCCGAATACGCCTCAAGCCTATGGAGACACGAAGACTCAAACCAGAAATATTCTCACCAACATTCAAGCAATTCTTCAGAAGCGCGGATACTCGATGGGTGACGTGATCAAGGTACATGGATACTTGGTGGGTGATCCAGCGCTCAACGGAAAAGCCGACTTTGGCGCGTTTCAGGAAGCTTACGCTGAGTTTTTCGGCAACAGTCAACAGCCTAAAATACCCGTACGAACGCGCACACAAGTGACCCAATTAGTGCAGCCTGGATGGTTGGTTGAAATCGAAGTGACAGCAGCTAAGTAA